A window of Methanosarcinales archaeon contains these coding sequences:
- a CDS encoding IS1 family transposase has translation MDIRKKKQKNVEPGSPNSDIEGDAWIFTFMTRGSYLIVAYEIGKRTKKTCEKLFEKVFDRVQLPFPDKKIEIFSDGHDDYTNTIPEYYAETCVDYGQVIKIREGGRVVDKIKKVIYGTLKIDEIETTDIENMNSICRERQGRLVRETKCFSKKKPKLINSFELFHFYWNFMDKLTKTDTPAMLEGLADHQWNWEQFFNFQLSILN, from the coding sequence GTGGACATTCGTAAAAAAAAACAAAAAAACGTTGAGCCCGGAAGCCCTAATTCAGATATCGAAGGTGATGCATGGATATTCACTTTCATGACGAGAGGGTCATATCTCATCGTTGCTTATGAGATTGGGAAACGAACAAAAAAAACATGTGAAAAATTATTTGAAAAAGTTTTTGATAGGGTACAATTACCTTTTCCAGATAAGAAAATTGAAATATTTTCTGATGGACATGATGACTATACAAATACTATTCCTGAGTATTATGCAGAGACATGTGTTGACTATGGACAAGTTATCAAAATAAGGGAGGGAGGAAGAGTTGTTGATAAAATCAAAAAAGTCATTTATGGAACTCTTAAGATAGATGAAATCGAGACGACAGATATCGAAAATATGAATAGTATTTGTCGTGAAAGGCAGGGCAGATTAGTTAGAGAAACAAAATGCTTTTCGAAAAAGAAGCCAAAACTCATAAATTCTTTCGAATTGTTTCATTTTTATTGGAACTTTATGGATAAGTTGACAAAAACTGATACTCCTGCAATGTTGGAAGGTTTGGCGGATCATCAATGGAATTGGGAGCAATTTTTTAATTTTCAATTAAGTATTCTAAATTAG
- a CDS encoding IS1 family transposase encodes MARPRGEIKVICQNEKCTYYLKEEGKDIIKRGKYSTGHQRYYCHHCKTFFMETKGTPLYHKHLSKPEIINICKHLVEKNGIRSIERITGHHRDTIGNLIEDLALHAELVNSILLHDVKLGQFEVDEMWTFVKKNKKTLSPEALIQISKVMHGYSLS; translated from the coding sequence ATGGCTCGACCCCGTGGAGAAATCAAAGTAATATGCCAGAATGAGAAATGCACGTATTATCTAAAAGAAGAAGGTAAAGATATAATCAAACGTGGTAAGTACAGCACAGGTCATCAAAGATATTATTGTCATCACTGCAAGACCTTTTTCATGGAGACTAAGGGAACTCCATTATATCATAAACATCTTTCGAAACCCGAGATAATCAACATCTGCAAACACCTTGTAGAGAAAAATGGCATCAGATCGATTGAACGAATAACAGGCCACCATAGGGATACAATAGGAAATCTAATTGAAGATCTTGCCTTGCATGCTGAACTAGTAAATTCTATTCTTCTTCATGATGTAAAACTTGGACAATTTGAGGTTGACGAAATGTGGACATTCGTAAAAAAAAACAAAAAAACGTTGAGCCCGGAAGCCCTAATTCAGATATCGAAGGTGATGCATGGATATTCACTTTCATGA